One segment of Chiloscyllium plagiosum isolate BGI_BamShark_2017 chromosome 5, ASM401019v2, whole genome shotgun sequence DNA contains the following:
- the LOC122550298 gene encoding protein phosphatase 2C-like domain-containing protein 1, with product MSLPRPNRHLPPALSESLPAPSSPSIHTQRRHCAVIYVAVAEAFWRNKNEHSTLAAVSRRNKETKMLSKSTENTILGTANVLDVSQCNVLTVPCFTCKKKLNATTARHHKILHRTLAMLQYRAGSQPVSLLSLRIRRRSLIAKRMRAKKFSALELQKINFAYEIVKSSRLLTWPFLVESPIVCHEEFPLHVTLPNEPCVKSFGIWQDRNVLWKAEMEDVYVFMDCYGGQSDVCFIGIFDGFHGTTAAQVTSKDLPFLIIEELRKAGHPYVLSDEEHESLLSYSALFPHSPTEESYVIFPVNSQANKTSQYESMHLAFAKAFWKMDRILGLGRNESSKVRWSGCTAVTCLLETYPISTSTESLLEDDVYEIGMLHIANAGDVHAVLCKNGKGYRLTENHSTSNRKERKRIHRSGGTISKNEQHGLVEGFIQSTRGLGYHGDPKLKTSIVPIPYTVSVPIDSTCQFLILASSGFWKVLSRHEVISISLEMLSFYFRSLHTESKQIRSVIHSLHVRDLHPDKDFSIVHLLEEFSQQGHKDALMSLERLFEELLLRNENDLDSKTMKYVLRHYSVMKKHDHLWQTMHQLLENIAEKEESMAIAKNKLDIKLDRDSNIFLRTLHREQRKHRITVDNFPEEPLLDKEDLNNRNPKKQYRRPETDVAEKPLHPERQKGHHKQENTNKESKIKKSVTVTSEQFQSSSSSEFEVSKPYEQNFINLELKREESDLETGGQRQEIQYETLANTISKCLVETAKQAGACDNITVLTLLFPGCAKSHLIKQKK from the exons ATGTCCCTCCCGCGTCCCAACCGCCATCTTCCACCTGCACTTTCCGAAAGCCTCCCCGCCCCATCCTCACCGTCGATACACACTCAGCGAAGGCACTGCGCCGTCATTTATGTGGCTGTTGCTGAAGCCTTTTGGAGAAATAAAAACGAGCACTCGACACTTGCCGCGGTGTCTAGGCGGAATAAG GAAACGAAAATGCTTTCGAAATCAACAGAAAACACAATCCTGGGAACCGCAAATGTGCTGGATGTGTCTCAATGTAATGTCCTGACAGTGCCGTGCTTTACATGTAAGAAGAAACTTAATGCAACGACAGCTCGCCACCACAAGATCCTGCATCGCACACTGGCCATGCTGCAGTACCGTGCAGGCAGCCAGCCTGTCAGCCTCCTTTCTCTCCGGATCCGCCGGCGGAGCCTCATTGCTAAGAGGATGCGAGCTAAGAAATTCAGCGCCTTAGAACTGCAGAAGATCAACTTTGCATACGAGATAGTGAAGTCAAGTCGTTTGTTAACTTGGCCATTCCTAGTCGAAAGTCCCATTGTGTGCCATGAAGAATTCCCGCTGCATGTAACACTGCCCAACGAACCCTGTGTAAAATCATTTGGGATCTGGCAGGATAGGAATGTCCTTTGGAAAGCTGAGATGGAAGATGTCTATGTTTTCATGGATTGTTATGGTGGTCAAAGCGATGTATGCTTCATTGGAATCTTTGATGGCTTTCATGGTACGACTGCAGCACAGGTCACTTCCAAAGATCTGCCATTCCTGATTATTGAGGAGCTGAGAAAAGCTGGCCATCCTTATGTTCTGTCCGACGAAGAGCATGAGTCTCTCTTGAGCTATAGTGCACTTTTCCCGCACAGCCCCACCGAGGAGTCATATGTCATTTTCCCTGTCAACAGCCAAGCCAACAAAACGTCCCAGTATGAATCAATGCATTTAGCTTTTGCTAAAGCCTTTTGGAAAATGGACAGAATTCTGGGGCTAGGTCGAAATGAAAGTTCGAAGGTCCGTTGGAGTGGTTGTACAGCTGTCACCTGCCTTCTAGAAACCTACCCCATTAGCACCAGCACTGAAAGCCTCTTGGAAGACGATGTGTATGAAATTGGAATGTTGCATATTGCTAATGCAG GTGATGTGCATGCTGTCTTGTGCAAAAATGGAAAAGGATATCGTTTAACTGAAAACCACAGCACCTCCAACCGTAAAGAACGTAAACGTATTCATCGAAGTGGTGGAACAATcagtaaaaatgaacaacatgGACTTGTGGAAGGATTCATTCAATCAACACGAGGGCTTGGATATCATGGAGATCCCAAGCTTAAAACATCCATTGTGCCAATACCATATACTGTTTCTGTGCCTATTGATTCCACATGCCAGTTCCTTATTCTAGCTTCAAGTGGATTTTGGAAAGTTCTGAGTAGACATGAAGTCATTTCAATCTCATTGGAAatgctttctttttattttagatctttGCACACTGAATCTAAACAAATTCGTTCAGTAATCCATTCATTACATGTTAGGGACCTACACCCTGACAAAGATTTCTCTATTGTACATTTGCTTGAGGAGTTTTCACAGCAGGGACACAAAGATGCTTTGATGTCACTTGAGCGTTTATTTGAGGAGCTACTATTACGCAACGAAAATGATCTGGACAGTAAAACCATGAAATATGTACTCAGACATTattcagttatgaagaaacaTGATCATCTTTGGCAGACCATGCATCAACTACTAGAAAACATTGCAGAAAAGGAGGAATCCATGGCAATTGCGAAAAACAAGTTGGATATCAAGTTGGATCGCGACAGCAACATATTTCTGCGGACTTTACATAGGGAACAGAGGAAGCACAGGATAACGGTGGACAATTTTCCGGAGGAACCTCTACTGGACAAGGAAGATTTGAACAACAGGAATCCCAAAAAACAATACAGAAGACCAGAGACTGATGTTGCTGAGAAGCCTTTACACCCTGAGAGACAAAAAGGTCACCATAAACAAGAGAATACAAACAAAGAGTCAAAGATTAAAAAATCAGTGACCGTGACTTCTGAGCAATTTCAGTCTTCTTCATCATCCGAATTTGAAGTTTCAAAACCATATGAACAAAATTTTATAAATCTGGAACTAAAGAGAGAAGAATCAGATCTGGAAACAGGTGGGCAACGACAAGAAATTCAGTATGAAACTTTAGCAAATACCATTAGCAAATGCTTAGTTGAAACTGCTAAACAAGCAGGTGCTTGTGACAACATAACAGTGCTCACGTTGTTGTTTCCGGGTTGTGCTAAATCACATTTGATAAAACAGAAGAAATGA